The Mucilaginibacter gracilis genomic interval CGGTTGAAAACACTTATTTAAAAAGCCCCAAAATTGAGGGTGTATTTTTAATAGGCGATAAACGTGAATACATTACGGCAATTATTGTCCCCGCAAGGGAAACGCTACAGGAGGTATTTAACCTGGACAATGCCTTTTTTGAAGAACCTGACTTATTTATTAACAACCCCGAAATAACAAGCTGGATAGGCCAGGACATACGCAAACTAAGCAACGAGTTAGCCAAATTTGAACGTATTAAAAACTTTAAAATAAAACGCAATCCGTTTAGTATGGACGAGGGCGAAATAACTCCCACCCTAAAGGCCAAGCGTAAAGTGATAGAAAAAAAATACGCGCAAATTATTGATGAAATGTATTTACAGGAAGCCGAAGTAGATTAAAGCCGGATTAAAATTGGATATTATATTAACCAAATAAAACCTTAACGCGTTTTAACTGTCATAATCTTGATTTTTAAATAATCAATGTTATGAAAAATAGTTTCAAAATTTTAGCATTTCTATTAGTTTTGGGCTTAAATACGCCAAAAACTTTTGCGCAAATAAGCTTAGGGATAAGCATTTCTGCTCGTATTGCACCCCCGCCTCTACCGGTTTACGATCAGCCAGAGTGCCCGGTTGACGGATATTTATGGACACCAGGGTATTGGGCCTATAACGATGTTGACGGTTACTATTGGGTGCCGGGCGCCTGGGTAGCACCACCCGAACCAGGTTATTTGTGGACGCCCGCTTACTGGGGTTACGAAGGTGGCATTTATGGTTTTCACCGCGGATATTGGGGCCGCCATGTAGGTTTTTACGGCGGTGTTAACTACGGTTACGGCTACATAGGCACCGGCTTTGTGGGTGGCGAATGGCGTGGCAATTCGTTTAGGTATAATACGGCAGTGGTGCATGTTAACCGCACAGTGGTACACAATACCTATGTAAACAACACCGTTATTCGTAACACAACTGTAAATCGCGTTAGTTTTAACGGGCCCGGTGGTGTAAGGGCAACTCCCCGCCCCGAAGAGCGCGCAGCCATGACCGAACACCATGTACAGCCAACAGCGGCACAACAGTCGCACGTGCAAGCCGCCCGTAACGATAAGGGCCAATATGCTAACGCCAACCATGGGCAGCCAGCCCGCACGGCGGTAAGTAATGGAGGCGGTCGTAGTTTCCAAACCAACCAAAACCACCCTGCTAATACCGGCGGCTTTGGTAATAAGGGCAGCCAACCTCAAAATCAGCAACAGCATACTGCCCAGCCGGCAAATACAAATCAAGGCAGTCAACAGCAAGGTCAGCCGCAGCATAATACGCCGCCTACAAATACCAATCACGGTGGTTTTGGCAATCACGCTACTCAACCGCAAGGGCAACCGCAGAATGTGCAACCAGTTCCGCAACAACAGCATACTCAGCCTGCTCAGCAACAGCAGCAAAGGCCACAGCCTCAACAACAAAGGCAGCAACCGCAGCAACATGCTCCGCAACAGCGGCCTCCGCAACATCCGCAAGGCGGTCAGCCACGTCCGGCTGGCGGCGGTGGCCGCCCTATGGGTGGTAACCACGGCAGGCACGGATAGCAATATTGTAAAAAAACACATACAAAAGGTGGCTTGGGTAAAACTAAGCCACCTTTTGTATTTTACGTGGGTGTATTGCTTTAAATAAATAATACAAAAAAGGTAGGCTTAGGTTACCTTTTGTTTGCTTTTGTATTAACTATAAATTTAATAGCATGGGTGGTATATTGGTCATATTCTTAATCTTCGCTTCTCCAATAGGCCAAACCGTGCTGGTAAGCAAACGGCTTAGGGGTAATATACAAACCAGCATTATGAGCATAACCTTGTTGGCCATGCTATCAACAATTATACTAAGCTTAATTGGGTTGGTGCCTATATGCAGTTAATGCAACATACAGCAAAACTGTTATTAAATGCGATATGACAATTCCTGCCGTAATTGGCATAAATTTTTTCCTTATCGTAATTATTATACCAATAATCGGCATAATTGGTGGGTTAATATTGTACTCAAAAACCAAAAACATCGGCGAGGCAAGCATTAATCCGTACAAAGGTACTTTGCAAAATTCACGCGATGAAAATATTAAAAGATGGAATTGATAAAAATGATATGACGGCATTTACATTATTAATTCTATTTCTTTCGCCTGCAATAATACAGGCTATTCTTACACTGTTAAGGATAAACAACAGAATACGTTTATCTATCGGTAAAATTGCAATTATAGCCACCATTTTAAACATTTTCTGGATTGCTGCTTTATCATATTATCAAAGAAAGCCCAATTACATAACTCACCAGCCACCAGATGCGTTAACAGGTTTTGTACTTATCCTCTATGGCGTGGCGGTTAGCACTATTGTAATTCCGATAGTTGGAATGGCAGGCTTTCTAATTTGGAACTATAAAAAAAGAAGGTAGTTCAGGCAACTTAAACAAGAATGAATTAGTTATTAAACATCCGAAAATAATGTTCATACTATGGAATATTTTATTTTGTTTATCCCACCCATACTTCAGTTATTTTAACCGGGTTTAGGCTTGGTCATAAAATAGCAATACCCATTGGCGCAATTATGGCATTAATGATGTTATTAGGCGTGGGCTTAACTATGTTATCTGTTAACCTTATTACGAATTCATTACAAGGTTCAAATATTCACTGCGGTATGCCACAGGGTGTGGCTATTATGCTCGGCTCATTTATTATCATAGTGATAGTACCGGTAATTGGTAGCGTCTGTGGTTTAATATGCCACTTCGCCAATAAGGTTTCACAAAGTGATGCTGATGTATAACATCAAAACTATCCACAACATTCCCAACTCTGCCCATAAAATCTTACTTTTGCAATCCTTTAAATAAATACGCTTTTAGCTATGAGCATTGGTCTATCCGAACAGGAAATATTTCGCCGTGAGGCGATGCAGCAACTACGCAATTTAGGCATCAACCCCTATCCTGCC includes:
- a CDS encoding YXWGXW repeat-containing protein produces the protein MKNSFKILAFLLVLGLNTPKTFAQISLGISISARIAPPPLPVYDQPECPVDGYLWTPGYWAYNDVDGYYWVPGAWVAPPEPGYLWTPAYWGYEGGIYGFHRGYWGRHVGFYGGVNYGYGYIGTGFVGGEWRGNSFRYNTAVVHVNRTVVHNTYVNNTVIRNTTVNRVSFNGPGGVRATPRPEERAAMTEHHVQPTAAQQSHVQAARNDKGQYANANHGQPARTAVSNGGGRSFQTNQNHPANTGGFGNKGSQPQNQQQHTAQPANTNQGSQQQGQPQHNTPPTNTNHGGFGNHATQPQGQPQNVQPVPQQQHTQPAQQQQQRPQPQQQRQQPQQHAPQQRPPQHPQGGQPRPAGGGGRPMGGNHGRHG